TCACTAATCTTGTCGAAAGCATCATCAAAATTGGCTCTGAAAAAAGGACTAGCTAGCTTCTTCCAAAACTGCCTGACCTCTATTGCAACTTCCCTCACAACACTGCTTTGTCTCTGCCGTTGGGCTATTTTAAACTCTTCAAATTCGTCCACTgccattttaataaatatagttggacttttaaacttatcatcaaataaaaatgcATTTCTTCTAGACCAAACCTTATGGAAGACAGTAGCAACCAACTCGAGCTTATCTGTTGGCAATGGAGAATACAAATCAGACCACAGCTGTGTAAAATACATAGCACCACTAAGCCACTTTTTAACAAGACTCACCTCTTCAGCCCAAACATCTGAAACGGCAGGGCAATTCCAGAGGGCATGAACAACAGTCTCCTCCTCAATGTAGCAAATTGACACATTCTATTTTCAACAATTCTCTTCTGGTGCAAATTAGCTCGAGTAGGTAGAATATTGTTGAGTGCTTTCCAAATTAAATACTGCTTCATTTTCCCCGGGACATCCATTTGCCATATTCTTTTCCATTGCTCATCATCCCTGTCTACACAAGAGGATTCCCcacttttttgcctttttttcatTAGATCCACAAAATAAGCACTTTTCACTGTATATAGCCTTTAGCAGATTTATACCAAATCAGTTTGTCTTAAGCACCTCTAATGCTAATGGGAATACTGCAGATTCTATGGGCTTCCTCCTTGTTAAAAACTGCTTCTACCACTTCTCTATTCCATACCTTTCTATCTTCATCAATTAAAGTAGACACTCTTGCTTCAACATCAAAGAAATTAATTGTAGATTGAACTTTATAGGTGAGATGACTAAGAATCCATTTATCTTTCCACTTTTGTATGCTCTTCCCATTCCCCACTCTCCACACAAGCCCCTCCTTCAACAAGTCCAGAACTGACCACAAGTAGTTTCTCCATATAAGAGATGGACAGTTCCCCAACTTTGCTTCTAGAAATTGAGTCTTCTGGAAGTACTTTTTCATGTAGATTCGAGCCACCAAAAAAACACTATCTTGAATAAATCTCTATCATTGTTTGGTAAGCAGGGCTCTATTAAAGCTCTCAAGATCCCTAAACCCCAAGTGGGCAAATTTGAGTGGCATAGTAGCACTATccttcttaatataatttttattttgaaatttaaaaaatttatatatatataatttaatttgataaagttgtattggattttgtgtttagataatgattagattaaaaaattaaaaatttgaaactgaaaagcattttgtatttaagtgattatgtttgaaaaggaaatattGAAGAATACCTCAATTTTCAAACTAGCCCGTAGTTAGAAGATTTAATTTGGTGCAACACCCAACTactacttatatataaatatccctATTCAAATTCTTATACGTTCATAAATACTTGAGATTGGTCAATGGTCCAAATTCTAAAGCACAATAAGATATATAAAAGATGTCGCCTGTGTTATAGTTTTGTTGGGTTAGTGATGTTTGTATTGGTTTTGGGAGTTTTGTaattaggggtgtcaaatcgtgtcaATGTGtcatgttcgtgtcgtgtcaagaCATGCACATTACAATTAATGGGTCAACACAAACACAACCCATTAATAATTTTGTGTCAAAATCTCCAACACGAACATGACACGTTAAGATAACGGGtcaacacgacacgacacgataTGACCTGTTAgcgaatataaattaaattaatatgatacGACATGACCCAAcccattaacaaaaataaattaaataaacacaACACGACACTATACGATCCATTTCAACCCGTTTACATTAATGGGTTGAACAGACCCGTTAGTGACCTCTTTGACCTGATTGATAAACTAACAAtaagtttaaaattacaatccaaataataaaagtaCCAACAATATACTACTAATAATTATCCAGTACCAAATTACCAATTACCAAATAGAATACACAAATATGATCCACATTCCACAcacattgtaataatattaaaattacatcccaaatataataaacaaaacacacattATAAACATCTTAATGATACAATCTCAAACATGATGAAAACACGGATCTAAACAAATCAACAATTTGAAGCATCCTCTTTACCCTTGTTGATCTCCAACTCTATTACATCTTCAGTTAACTTGTCCAATTTAACTACTTGtgattctattaaaaaaaggcATCAGTAAAGTtttatatcaattaatattattgtattgaaaaattactatcatttattcaataaaataaaaataatattaccttGCTCATTGCCATATAACCAATCTCTTGTGCAGACTAATGCTTCAACAATATCTAATTTTAGTGCACTCCTAAACTGATCAATGATACGTCCACCAATACTAAAAGTAGATTCAGAAGCAACTGTAGAAACTGGAACACTCAAAATGTCGCGAGCCATACAAGCAAGATTAGGATAAcgaaattcatttccttttcaaaagGAAATAATGTCAATCTTTGCATTTCTATCTGCCCTAGATTCATCCAAGTAAAGATCCAATTGACTTTTGTGCAAATGGGCACTAAGATCATCATGtctaaatgaatcaaattcctgtacacaaaaaataaataaaaatatttcttaatgaTATGtgatataaaacaacaatataatataaattattaaacaaaaaatattatttgatattacctgaaataattgtttattAACTGAAGACTCACTTTCCACTCCACTAACATTGCTTTTAGAAGTCATGGTAGAATATGTGGGAACACTAGAAGAAGTAGATTCCATGAAAAGAGATGTCATTTTGGTCCGAACATTCATAAACTCAATAGAACAATCTCCATAAAGCtttgtataagaaaaatcaacaaaatgaagCTTATATCGAGGATCCAATATAACTGCTATAGCCAACAACACATTAAACTCAGacaaatatttctcaaacttagTAAGCATTTGGCAAGACATTCTCTTCATATAGTCATCTTCACCCTCAGAGTACCGCTTTAAcgtaaaataaatcaaaaacatAGCTGAAAAGTAGAGATTGGCTGTAAGATATTTCGTCCCAGAAAAGTCACAAGTGGCTTCATAAAAAACACTCAATAAACCTTTAATCTTCTCTACTTTTTCCTACTCAGAATTTGATGGACAATACTTAAAATTGGAATCAGTCAACTCCAAATGGCTAAAGGCACGACGATAGAAAATAACACTCTCAAGCATAAGATAAGTAGAATTCCATCTAATGAGGGCATCCTGTCTCAACCCCTTTTTGCTATCCAAAGACATTTGATTTGTTGAATCCAAAAATTCTACTTTCCTTATTTGTGATCTTTTAACATACTTGATATTTTCACGAACTTTTTGAATAGAATGATCAATCTCTTTCAACCCATCTTGTACTACCAAATTAAGAATATGTACACAACAACGAAGATTAAAAAACTCACCATCACAAACAAGAGATTTCTTAATGTTCAACTGAGTTCTTAACAATTCTACTAAAACATCATTAGAAGATACATTGTCTAAAGTCAATGCAAAAATCTTGTGTTTAATTCTCCACTCACATAgtaagttataaattttttcagaCAAAGAGATGTCATTATGTGGTGGTGGCataaaagaaaagttcaaaACCCTTTTCTGTAAAACTCATTTCTTATCCAAAAAATGTGTTGTAATACACATATAACCATAAGTGGTTATAGAAGTTCACAAATCAGATGTCAAACTAATTCTACTAGGAGAATCATTTAAGAAAcatctaattctttttttttctcgatgATACATCTTAACCAAATCAGCATTGGCAGTATTCCTAGAAATAATTGGAACATCTGGACGCAAATATTGTAATAAAGATCTCACCCCCGAATATTCAACAAATTGAAAAGGCAGTTCATACTTCACAATAGATGCTACCAACAATTCTCTATATTCATTGGTATCAAATTTAAGATTACTTACTGAAACAGATCCGGATCCACTATTTTGTGATAACAAACACTGACCAATATCTCGTGACCTTCTCTTGGGGCATGTGTCAATGTGACGCTTCATATTTCCGGTTTCATATTTGCTCGCAGCCATGTAAGTGACTCCAGACAACTTGCACCTAGCTCGTGGCTTGTCATCCTTTTTCTCATAATCAGgaaccatttcaaaaaaaacTCCACACGTTTGACTGTCTCCTTCGTTTTGCTTTAGCCTcctcattttgaaaactttctGAGTCCAACGGGTCTAAATCAACAAAATCTTCATTTTATTCTTCTACCTCACTCATCTGACAATAACAAACAACAAGCCCAATTAAGAACAGAGATGCTCACAAATAAAGCCCAAACTCATCAGACAAACTCTTTCAAAGATGGCATAAattaatgatgatgataatttatattataataataataataaaaattattatcccAGCAAAAATATCCCTAATTCTTGTCTAATGACCCCTCTTTATCACACATGATGTACTTATACGTACTTTTTattcagaaaaaaaatatggtctGCCCATTTTAGCAAAGATGAAACAAAGCATTAGGCAAGtgaaataaatttgtaaaaataataatgaaatagataatgaagagaaataaagaataaaaaatgtttagattgattaatatatagttgAAGCTAAATATAGAGCTAGGGCTGGTGCAACAAAACATTAATGAACCAGAATATGCTCTTTCTTGGAGAGAGAAACATGATGTAGAAGAACTTCATTGTCTGATGATAAACGAAAAGAAGATACATAAAGATAAACATATGACGCATCGATCCTAGCTCGTTTGATTCATTGAATTGTATTCACTTGTGCAAGATGTAAGCGAATGAACCCATTATTTGAAATGAAACATGGATTAATGGAACAAAAGAAATGAACAGTGGGTGTGGAATTTGCCAGAAGgctttaataaatatgtataaCTTGGACTTGGTACTTCAATTTCCGTGTGGCACTACGCATTAGGATTGAGTCATCCAAAAGGCAAAAGGTCATATATATAACAAGACATTTTAGCAATAAATATTGGCGACCAACTCAAACCAAACCACAATCTTCTTCTTCCAGCAACATGCATTGCGGCATTATAACAAACACATGATGTCCAGACCGAGACATTCAtgtaatattctattccaaTGCAACACAAAAACCACTACACTCTCAATTCAACCTAGGCACTTTTGGTTTTCACTGGTCAAGCCTATTTAAAActttaataatatgaaaaacccacatataatattttaatagattcATTTATCAATAAGAAACTCATACATTCATGCTGCTTGGAATATTCAGTCTGTTAGACAACTTATACTACTCTCACGTGGTGGAATAAGCAATATACTGCATTTAGGACAGACAAATATTCACTTACAGTGGGCGACGGCTGATGGGTGTCGGGCCGTGTGCGATGAGGCGTTGGTCTGGGTGACGTCACGACAGACACGATTTCAGAATCTCAGACTAAGGCCGGCGCGGTTGCTGGGTTGAAGGCTTGGAGTGATGGGTTTTTCCGGTTTGGAGATGAGAGGGTTAGTCGTTAGCAGTAGCAAGGGACTCAGGAATGCACCGTTTGACGACTAGAGGAAGCTCTGATGGCATGTGACGGCACCGTGGAGCTAGCTGGAGCAGTGGCCTGGAGGGGGGCCGTCGATGACTCGGGGTAAGAGAATCAAAACTCAaacttgaaagttgaaactGGAAAAGGGGGGGGCGGTGGATAGGTCATTAGAGTTAgggtttttacttttttattttcagttttagcCTTTAGGTATTGAgggtataaaagtaaatttcatttccttaacgggtcaaaacgggttgacccgttagtgacctgttaagcaatcgtgtcttaacaggtCAACCCGTTTTAACCCGAACCCATTAAAGTTAAACCCTAATCCGCTTTTAtcatgtcgtgttcgtgttgggttaacgggtcgtgtcatatattgccacccctatttGTAATCCCAAATTCTTGCAGAAGGTATTGTTCTGAATTGAGATATACTTAAAAGTTCAAGAGGAATGACACCCCCacgcaacaaaaatcaaaggaaaaacaaatagaaTAATACTAGATATAGTTTTTGGATATGCAAGCCTTAcacacttttcttgaaaaaaatagggcccaccattaaaaaatgagttcacaaaatttgttcaaaatttactctcttttttttcatcTGAATCCTATATTTAccttcttttttcaaaatgattgcatgAAATTTACACGTTTTAgaactatataattcatttcCCAAATTAATAAACAGGTGCCATCTTTGTTCACTACCATTTTGTACACAAATGCCCACATCCAATACATGATCACATGCATCcaaattataaatctacatgtaaaacaaattaacgaaataagcacaatttttttttctaagcaagcatATTACGGATGTATTTAACTGTTAGAGAATACAATAGTCAATAGGGTGAGAGGCCCGAACATTCATCCCAAACCTGCAAATAtaacacaagaaaaaaaaaaaaaaaaaaaaaaaaaaaaggatgtggGATCAATGCCTTGAACCCTACCCATTTCTCATAAAGGAAGTTAATTGAAGCGGTTTTGATACAATCTAAAAATAGATTGTAAAGTTGCGACTAGAAATCATAGTGACAGTGACGTGATGTGTACTGCATTTTGTTAGTCTAGACTGGTTGCCGGAAACCTCCATTTACCTCTTTCCCACTGTTGTTGGATTTTTGGAAAACAATTTCGACCCCAAAGCCTCTCTAttgttttgggtcaaatgaaAAGCCCTAATTCAAAATCATGATTGATTTTTAGCCCACAGGAGCCCTGAGTCGATTGGCAACCACTACTTCCTCTCGGGTTCTTGCCAAACAAAAGGCATCAGACAAGCTAGTGGGTTCGAACATCTTTACAGAAAGCCGAATATCTTCTCTAAGCCCACTTATAAAACAACTGATAATGAAGGATAGAGGCAATATTCCCTTGATTCTGCAAGCAAGCACCTCGAACTGTTGCAGATACTCTTCCACTGAAGAAACTTGTCTAAGTTTGGTGAGAGATGCAAAAGGATCGTCTAATATTGCCCCAAACCTGGCTTCAAATTCTCGAACAAAGTCCTCCCAACTCATGTCCATTATCTCCCACGAGCTGGTCTCCATGCATCTGTACCAAGCCTGAGCCTGGCCTTCCAAATGAAATGACACGATCAAAATCCAGTCTTGGGGTGGAATTTCGTGATAAACGAAGTAGTTCTTGACCCTGTATATCCATCCTGGAAGATCCTTCTCGTTGAACTTAGGAAAATCAAACCAAGGATGATCAGTTTTCCTCTGAATGCATGATCCTAATTTGCCTTCAAAAACCGAACCTTCGGAAGAGTAGATCATATCTTGAGTCTTGGACTGCATTCGGGTGAAAGAGTCGAAGCTGGAAGTCAGGTTACTCATCTGTTGCACAAGCTCATCAAGAAGTTTCTGCTGAGACTCCTGAGTTTCCTTTACCAGGGTTACCCGTTCGACAAGCTGCTGAGAGAACAGATCTATCCCTTTAGCCATGGTAGGAGCTAGCGCAACCCTGATACCAACTTTACAATGTAAAGACAGAGGAAAAGATATTGAAACGATTGGGaaatgaagagaaaagagagaacgTTTTACCGTATAAAACAACCTTCTTGTCACTTTTGAAAACACGAGAAACATCGATACGGATTAACACAGAATAACAGACCCGATCCCAACATCAACATCACGATTCACAACACGTTCTCCATCTGCATTAACACTGTTAACAGATTCCTAATGACACAGATCTTCTACGTAAACACGTCTCACGTAAGAACCCCAACATCACGACACCTTCTCCATCTGCAATATTGTTTACAGATTCCTAATCACACAGATCGTCTACGTAAACACGTCTCACGTAAGCACCCCTACTTCACAACCACGTTAAACATATTTGCATTTTGCATTATTATTTAACGAACCTAGCTAGCTACAAGCTCGGAATTAAGCACGTGCTTATACAATTTTTGGAAGAGTGACAAAGATATTGCAATCCtgcaaaaataaatccataatttatttgatttgatgtgataatttaaatttaatatatcatataaaattatgtcaatttttaAGTTTACTTCTATTGAGACAATTCACCAAACTTATTCTACGGCGGTATAAATCATTTCCATTAAATCGAGTCATCCAGTTTAAAAGACCATAATTAACCACGTAGGCTAATTTCAAAACGCATCTGTCGAATATATTTAAAGGATAATGTTAGGATACCTACCAAATCCCACCAAATATATACAGTATTATTACCATttgcaaatgagtttttttttttatttttttctttaagaatgtacttttaaacatccttaattattaagaaaaaataaaaaaatatataaatttattaatattagtcACGTCCTTAacgattaaaaaataataataaaataaaaataaaaatatagaaatagacatatttaatagtaatattattatttttatattaaaatcatgaagaaaaataatgggggccttttttttttatttttcaacattcgTAGCTCTTAAGATACGGTGCGTTTTTAATTTAGAGTTGACTCCGTCGCGCCGAGACCTTTTCCTTCATTTGAAACGCACAAGGTTTTCCACGCCGCCCCCACTGAAAACTCATCACAGCCGCCAATTTAATCTCGGAGTGGAGCCTACGCCAACTCTCAAGCCATCTCAGACGTCCATTTGGTCCTTCAATGGTCAGCCCCCGACTTGTCAACTTATCTCTTAACCCGTCAAGAAAGCAGTTTTTACGAAACAACAGaagaaactcacatgaaacaTCATGGAAACACACCTCCCTACAGCTCTATAAACGCGAGATCATGTCCGAGCCAGACACCGACAGAAAACGAGATACGATGATCGAATGGCGAACGTGAGAAAATCATCAAAGGAGACCGCGATCATGGCCGGGAAATCCAAGCCTGATCATGTCAAGTGCAAGAAGCACCCAAAACACCGCCAATCACCGGGAGTTTGCTCGCTTTGTCTGAGTGAAAGACTCTCCCAAATATCCAGTTCTTCTTCTTATAGTTCACGAAGATCAACCTCTGCTGCCGCCATGgctgcttcttcttctccttcttctttgtCATCTTATTATTCTTCCTCCTCGGCTTCTTCTTGTTCCTCTCCAGTGCATCGGTACGAGCATTTTACCAAGGAGGGAAAGATCAGTTCAATATCGTTTCTGCTGAATGGCAAGGACGTTCTCCTTAAGAGCAGATCCGTTGCTTTCTTTCCAGGAATGAAAAGTGGACAAGATCATAATGATACGAAGAAGAAAGGTGTAGGGTTTTGGTCGAAGTTGATTCGTCCGAGAACTAAGAAGATGGAAGCCGAGACTTTGATGCACTCAAGGACCGTGAGAGAGGCAATGACTACTTAATTAACAGGGTTAATGGTTCTTCGCCATGGAAGCACGTTCCTTGGtcaatttgttttcttcttcttttgttccTAGGTAGAAGAATGTATCTACATATTAGCTAGGTTTTTacagaaacaaaaaggaaaaagaatgatCAAACAATAAAGCAGaaagaacgtgatccaagaattGATTCAATTTCATGTACGTGTATATTTGTGTAGTATTCGATCTGGTTCATGGGATTACGAAGAAAAAGCATGAAATCCACTCCTACAGTTACTTTTCCTGTCTGTTCTTATCATTAATTCCTTAGAGTTCTTGCATTTCTGTATACtgagaaaacatatataaatcgTTCCAATATGTAAAATGCCAAGAAACAGCATAATGGCACGACTTGactccaaaaaaacaaaaacaagactCCAATTACTGTTTGTTATGTGATGCCCCGAGctgaattataaattttattcaatggTCAGTCCACGAGTTTTTAGGTTAGATTTTGGAGTCATCAGAATGTAGAGGAAAACATGCACACGTGACAGCAAGCTAGCTggtaaatataattaattaatttggggTTTCAAGTTCCTGGcaatttccttttccttcttaaatGGGTTGTAAAGTTCGACTTGGTAAGCTAGCATTGGAATATTGAAAATTCTTTTGACAGATAGAAAAGTATTCCTGGATTAAAATTCTTGGCAACTTCCTGATCAGGATCGATTTCCAAGTCATGCTGCTCATGAGGGCCGCTTGGTTTCCgataatacaaaattaagagAGACGACGTCGTACTAATTTAAAGTTTCCTATTAATTTATACCTTTTCAAACTACTCATGATCATCAGATCAGTTGGTTGTATATAGTTGTACCAACTGCAGTCTGctttatgaatttataattataaaaaattatatatatagtcacttttacgtatttcttACACACTTTACTGATGTAA
This is a stretch of genomic DNA from Carya illinoinensis cultivar Pawnee chromosome 15, C.illinoinensisPawnee_v1, whole genome shotgun sequence. It encodes these proteins:
- the LOC122297150 gene encoding uncharacterized protein LOC122297150 gives rise to the protein MANVRKSSKETAIMAGKSKPDHVKCKKHPKHRQSPGVCSLCLSERLSQISSSSSYSSRRSTSAAAMAASSSPSSLSSYYSSSSASSCSSPVHRYEHFTKEGKISSISFLLNGKDVLLKSRSVAFFPGMKSGQDHNDTKKKGVGFWSKLIRPRTKKMEAETLMHSRTVREAMTT
- the LOC122297621 gene encoding uncharacterized protein LOC122297621 is translated as MAKGIDLFSQQLVERVTLVKETQESQQKLLDELVQQMSNLTSSFDSFTRMQSKTQDMIYSSEGSVFEGKLGSCIQRKTDHPWFDFPKFNEKDLPGWIYRVKNYFVYHEIPPQDWILIVSFHLEGQAQAWYRCMETSSWEIMDMSWEDFVREFEARFGAILDDPFASLTKLRQVSSVEEYLQQFEVLACRIKGILPLSFIISCFISGLREDIRLSVKMFEPTSLSDAFCLARTREEVVVANRLRAPVG